A genomic segment from Streptosporangium roseum DSM 43021 encodes:
- the gcvH gene encoding glycine cleavage system protein GcvH yields MSSIPDDLHYTKEHEWISGIDDGLTLTVGITAYAAEALGDVVYVQVPEVGTAVSAGDAVGEVESTKSVSDIFAPVGGEIVEVNQAVVDDPSLVNSDSYGEGWLFRVRLEGDADDLLSAEEYTALTSGES; encoded by the coding sequence ATGAGCAGCATTCCCGATGACCTGCACTACACCAAGGAGCACGAGTGGATCTCGGGCATCGATGACGGCCTGACCCTCACCGTGGGCATCACCGCCTACGCCGCCGAGGCGCTGGGTGACGTGGTCTACGTGCAGGTCCCCGAGGTCGGGACGGCGGTCAGCGCAGGTGACGCCGTCGGCGAGGTCGAGTCGACCAAGTCGGTGAGCGACATCTTCGCCCCCGTGGGCGGTGAGATCGTCGAGGTCAACCAGGCGGTCGTGGACGACCCGTCCCTGGTCAACAGCGACTCCTACGGGGAGGGCTGGCTGTTCCGCGTCCGTCTTGAGGGCGACGCCGACGACCTGCTGTCCGCCGAGGAGTACACCGCTCTCACTTCAGGCGAGTCCTGA
- the gcvT gene encoding glycine cleavage system aminomethyltransferase GcvT, which produces MSRSTPLRGVHETLGATLTDFAGWLMPLRYGSESTEHNAVRQAAGLFDLSHMGEIFVTGPQAGEALDYALVGHLSALEPGRARYTMIVDPSGGVLDDLIVYRLADEEFMVVANASNYPRVAAELTERAKAFDAAVEDRSEQYALVAVQGPHSRAILGELTDADLDGLKYYAGLPATVAGREALVARTGYTGEDGFELFVAADDAEPLWAALTEAGEPYGLLPAGLSARDTLRLEAGMPLYGNELSADLTPFDAGLGRVVRFDKPGDFVGRAALEPLKDVPPSRRLVGLVATGRRVPRHGYPVVSADGAVVGEVTSGAPSQSLGRPIAMAYVDGDLSTGLAVDIRGSREPVDVVELPFYRRKK; this is translated from the coding sequence ATGTCCCGATCCACGCCGCTGCGCGGTGTCCACGAGACCCTCGGCGCGACGCTGACCGACTTCGCGGGCTGGCTGATGCCGCTGCGCTACGGCAGCGAGTCCACCGAGCACAACGCGGTCCGCCAGGCGGCGGGCCTGTTCGACCTGTCCCACATGGGCGAGATCTTCGTGACCGGCCCGCAGGCCGGCGAGGCCCTCGACTACGCGCTGGTCGGCCACCTCTCCGCCCTTGAGCCGGGCCGCGCCCGCTACACGATGATCGTCGACCCCTCCGGCGGCGTGCTGGACGACCTGATCGTCTACCGCCTGGCGGACGAGGAGTTCATGGTCGTCGCCAACGCCTCCAACTACCCGCGGGTCGCCGCCGAGCTCACCGAGCGCGCCAAGGCCTTCGACGCCGCCGTGGAGGACCGCTCCGAGCAGTACGCGCTGGTCGCGGTCCAGGGCCCGCACTCCCGCGCCATCCTGGGCGAGCTGACCGACGCCGACCTCGACGGGCTCAAGTACTACGCCGGCCTGCCCGCCACGGTGGCCGGCCGCGAGGCCCTCGTCGCCCGCACCGGATACACCGGCGAGGACGGCTTCGAGCTGTTCGTCGCGGCGGACGACGCCGAGCCGCTCTGGGCCGCGCTCACCGAGGCGGGCGAGCCGTACGGGCTGCTCCCGGCCGGGCTGTCGGCGCGCGACACCCTCCGCCTGGAAGCGGGCATGCCGCTGTACGGAAACGAGCTGTCGGCCGACCTGACTCCGTTCGACGCGGGGCTCGGCCGTGTGGTGAGGTTTGACAAGCCGGGTGACTTCGTCGGCCGGGCCGCCCTGGAGCCGCTCAAGGACGTCCCGCCGAGCCGTCGCCTGGTCGGACTGGTCGCGACAGGCCGCCGGGTGCCCCGGCACGGCTATCCGGTGGTCTCCGCGGACGGCGCCGTCGTCGGCGAGGTCACCAGCGGAGCGCCCTCCCAGTCCCTGGGCAGGCCCATCGCCATGGCCTACGTGGACGGCGACCTGTCCACCGGCCTGGCGGTGGACATCCGGGGCAGTCGCGAACCGGTCGATGTTGTCGAACTGCCTTTCTACAGGAGGAAAAAATGA
- a CDS encoding gamma-glutamyl-gamma-aminobutyrate hydrolase family protein produces MSRPVIGITCYVEPAKFTVWEMTTALLPYDYVDHVVRAGGQPVILPPAGDPAALAGRLDGLILAGGGDVDPARYGAAPHERTGNVRGFRDDAEFGLVRAALERGIPFLGVCRGLQVLNVALGGTLRQHLPDVVGHSGHAPAPGGFGRMPVRPVPGSRLAKILGVETADVAHYHHQAADRLGAGLTATAHADDGTVEAVELEDHPFAVAVQWHPEADDESLLFEELVRQTRS; encoded by the coding sequence ATGTCCCGTCCCGTCATCGGCATCACCTGCTACGTCGAGCCCGCGAAGTTCACCGTCTGGGAGATGACCACCGCGCTCCTGCCGTACGACTACGTCGACCACGTGGTCCGTGCGGGCGGGCAGCCGGTGATCCTGCCTCCGGCGGGCGACCCGGCCGCGCTGGCGGGACGGCTGGACGGGCTGATCCTGGCCGGTGGCGGCGACGTCGATCCGGCCCGGTACGGCGCGGCCCCGCACGAGCGGACCGGCAACGTCCGGGGTTTCCGCGACGACGCCGAGTTCGGGCTGGTGCGGGCGGCCCTGGAGCGGGGCATCCCGTTCCTGGGGGTCTGCCGGGGCCTGCAGGTCCTGAACGTCGCCCTCGGCGGCACCCTCCGGCAGCACCTGCCCGACGTGGTCGGCCACAGCGGGCACGCCCCGGCCCCCGGCGGCTTCGGCCGGATGCCGGTACGGCCGGTGCCCGGCAGCCGGCTCGCCAAGATCCTCGGCGTCGAGACCGCGGACGTGGCCCACTACCACCACCAGGCCGCCGACCGGCTGGGCGCGGGCCTGACCGCGACCGCCCACGCCGACGACGGCACGGTCGAGGCGGTGGAGCTGGAGGACCACCCGTTCGCCGTCGCCGTCCAGTGGCATCCCGAGGCCGACGACGAGAGCCTGCTGTTCGAAGAACTCGTACGGCAGACCCGTTCCTGA
- a CDS encoding 3-oxoacyl-ACP reductase has product MQRLQDRVAVITGAGSGIGLATARRFAEEGARVVCVDLDEASGSAAAAEVGGLFVKADVTVEADVVRMYQTAFDTYGSVDIAFNNAGISPPEDDSILETGIDAWRRVQEVNLTSVYLCCKHAIPYMRRQGKGSIINTASFVAVMGSATSQISYTASKGGVLAMSRELGVQFAREGIRVNALCPGPVNTPLLQELFAKDPERAQRRLVHIPVGRFAEASEIAAAVAFLASDDASFVTGSEFLVDGGISSAYVTPL; this is encoded by the coding sequence ATGCAGCGTTTGCAGGACCGGGTCGCCGTCATCACCGGCGCGGGGAGCGGGATCGGCCTGGCCACCGCCCGCCGGTTCGCCGAGGAGGGGGCCCGCGTCGTGTGCGTGGACCTGGACGAGGCGAGCGGGTCGGCGGCCGCGGCCGAGGTGGGCGGCCTGTTCGTCAAGGCCGACGTCACCGTCGAGGCCGACGTCGTCCGGATGTACCAGACGGCGTTCGACACCTACGGCAGCGTGGACATCGCCTTCAACAACGCGGGCATCTCGCCGCCGGAGGACGACTCGATCCTGGAGACCGGCATCGACGCCTGGCGCAGGGTGCAGGAGGTCAACCTCACCTCGGTCTACCTGTGCTGCAAGCACGCCATCCCCTACATGCGGCGCCAGGGCAAGGGGTCGATCATCAACACCGCGTCCTTCGTGGCCGTGATGGGCTCGGCCACCAGCCAGATCTCCTACACCGCGTCCAAGGGCGGGGTGCTGGCCATGTCCCGCGAACTCGGCGTGCAGTTCGCCCGCGAGGGCATCCGGGTCAACGCGCTCTGCCCGGGACCGGTCAACACTCCGCTGCTGCAGGAGCTGTTCGCCAAGGACCCCGAGCGGGCGCAGCGCCGCCTGGTGCACATCCCGGTCGGCCGGTTCGCCGAGGCCTCCGAGATCGCCGCCGCGGTGGCGTTCCTGGCCTCCGACGACGCGAGCTTCGTCACCGGGTCGGAGTTCCTGGTGGACGGCGGCATCTCGAGCGCCTACGTCACCCCCCTGTGA
- a CDS encoding aldehyde dehydrogenase family protein, which yields MKIINPATEEVLAEVGSVDAAEVDRAVERARRAFATWRNIGPGDRARLLRAFASLVEEHAEELAQLEIANSGHTVGNARWEAGNVRDVLNFYAGAPERNHGRQIPVAGGLDVTFQEPLGVVGVIVPWNFPMVIMTWGVAPALAAGNTVIVKPAEWTPLTALRLAELALAAGLPEGVLQVLPGAGEVAGARLVDHPDVAKIVFTGSTAVGKEIAAKCAAQVKRITLELGGKSANVVFADADLERAAATAPYAVFDNAGQDCCARSRILVERTVYDDFLERLARAVLKVRVGDPREEGTEMGPLISAEHRDRVASFVTGPVHLQGPCPPGPGFWFPPTVLTPGRLDDPAFTEEIFGPVVSVVPFDDEADAVRIANDTRYGLSGSIWTRDVGRALRVARAVEAGNLSVNSHSSVRYWTPFGGFKQSGLGRELGPDALSAFTETKNVFISED from the coding sequence ATGAAGATCATCAATCCGGCGACCGAAGAGGTGCTCGCCGAGGTCGGGTCCGTGGACGCCGCCGAGGTGGACCGGGCGGTGGAACGCGCCAGGCGCGCCTTCGCCACCTGGCGGAACATCGGCCCGGGTGACCGTGCCCGGCTGCTGCGCGCCTTCGCCTCCCTGGTGGAGGAGCACGCCGAGGAGCTGGCCCAGCTGGAGATCGCCAACTCCGGGCACACGGTCGGCAACGCCCGCTGGGAGGCGGGCAACGTCCGCGACGTGCTGAACTTCTACGCCGGGGCGCCCGAACGCAACCACGGCAGGCAGATCCCGGTGGCCGGCGGGCTGGACGTCACCTTCCAGGAGCCGCTGGGCGTCGTCGGCGTCATCGTTCCGTGGAACTTCCCGATGGTCATCATGACCTGGGGGGTGGCCCCCGCGCTGGCCGCGGGGAACACGGTGATCGTCAAGCCCGCCGAGTGGACGCCGCTGACCGCCCTGCGGCTGGCGGAGCTGGCCCTCGCGGCCGGCCTCCCCGAGGGGGTGCTCCAGGTCCTGCCCGGGGCCGGGGAGGTGGCGGGGGCCCGGCTGGTCGACCACCCCGACGTGGCGAAGATCGTGTTCACCGGCTCGACCGCGGTCGGCAAGGAGATCGCCGCCAAGTGCGCCGCGCAGGTCAAGCGGATCACGCTGGAGCTGGGCGGCAAGAGCGCCAACGTGGTCTTCGCCGACGCCGACCTGGAGAGAGCCGCGGCGACCGCCCCGTACGCGGTCTTCGACAACGCGGGCCAGGACTGCTGCGCGCGCTCCCGCATCCTGGTGGAGCGCACGGTCTACGACGACTTCCTGGAACGGCTCGCGCGGGCGGTGCTGAAGGTCAGGGTCGGCGACCCGCGCGAGGAGGGCACCGAGATGGGCCCGCTGATCAGCGCCGAGCACCGGGACCGGGTCGCCTCCTTCGTCACCGGGCCGGTCCACCTGCAGGGGCCGTGCCCGCCGGGTCCGGGCTTCTGGTTCCCGCCGACGGTCCTGACCCCCGGCCGCCTCGACGACCCGGCGTTCACCGAGGAGATCTTCGGACCGGTGGTGTCGGTGGTCCCGTTCGACGACGAGGCCGACGCCGTACGGATCGCCAACGACACGAGGTACGGCCTCAGCGGGTCCATCTGGACCAGGGACGTCGGCCGCGCGCTGCGGGTGGCGCGGGCGGTCGAGGCGGGCAACCTCAGCGTGAACTCCCATTCGAGCGTCCGCTACTGGACGCCGTTCGGCGGCTTCAAGCAGTCCGGGCTCGGCCGCGAACTGGGCCCCGACGCCCTGTCCGCGTTCACCGAGACCAAGAACGTCTTCATTTCGGAGGATTGA
- a CDS encoding glutamine synthetase family protein produces the protein MDVSELRDEVGAGRIDTVLLTIVDMQGRLQGKRLSARYFLEEVVHHASEGCNYLLAVDVDMNTVDGYAMSSWERGYGDFVMRPDLSTLRRVPWQEGTALVMADLGWEDGSDVAASPRQILRRQLGRLDGRGWGAFVGTELEFVVYNDTYEEAWRRAYRDLTPANLYNVDYSILGTSRIEPLLRRIRLGMEGAGMYVESAKGECNLGQHEIAFRFSDALTSCDNHAVYKNGAKEIASQEGMSITFMAKPNQREGNSCHIHVSLRDGAGEPVMAGAGPYGLSKVGEHFIAGQLARMRELTLLYAPNINSYKRYVPGSFAPTAVKWGVDNRTCALRLVGHGPSLRIENRVPGGDVNPYLAVSALVAAGLYGIENELPLEEPLTGNAYTSGAETVPHTLRDALELWEGSETARNAFGEDVVAHYANNARVELTAFDAAVTDWELFRGFERM, from the coding sequence GTGGACGTCAGCGAGCTTCGCGACGAGGTGGGGGCGGGACGGATCGACACCGTGCTGCTGACGATCGTCGACATGCAGGGCCGCCTGCAGGGGAAACGGCTGTCCGCGCGCTATTTCCTGGAGGAGGTGGTGCACCACGCCTCCGAGGGGTGCAACTACCTGCTCGCGGTGGACGTCGACATGAACACCGTGGACGGCTACGCGATGTCGTCGTGGGAGCGGGGATACGGCGACTTCGTGATGCGGCCCGACCTGTCCACCCTGCGCCGGGTGCCGTGGCAGGAGGGCACCGCCCTGGTGATGGCCGACCTGGGGTGGGAGGACGGCTCGGACGTGGCCGCCTCGCCCAGGCAGATCCTGCGCCGGCAGCTCGGCAGGCTGGACGGGCGGGGCTGGGGCGCCTTCGTCGGGACCGAGCTGGAGTTCGTGGTCTACAACGACACCTACGAGGAGGCCTGGCGGCGCGCGTACCGGGACCTGACCCCGGCCAACCTCTACAACGTCGACTACTCCATCCTCGGCACCTCCAGGATCGAGCCGCTGCTGCGCAGGATCCGGCTCGGCATGGAGGGCGCCGGGATGTACGTCGAGTCGGCCAAGGGCGAGTGCAACCTCGGCCAGCACGAGATCGCCTTCCGCTTCTCGGACGCCCTCACCAGCTGCGACAACCACGCCGTGTACAAGAACGGCGCCAAGGAGATCGCCTCCCAGGAGGGCATGTCGATCACCTTCATGGCCAAGCCGAACCAGCGCGAGGGCAACTCCTGCCACATCCACGTCTCCCTCCGCGACGGAGCCGGGGAGCCGGTCATGGCCGGCGCCGGGCCGTACGGGCTGTCGAAGGTCGGCGAGCACTTCATCGCCGGCCAGCTCGCCCGCATGCGCGAGCTGACCCTGCTCTACGCCCCCAACATCAACTCCTACAAGCGGTACGTGCCGGGCAGCTTCGCCCCCACCGCGGTCAAGTGGGGCGTGGACAACCGCACCTGCGCGCTGCGGCTGGTCGGCCACGGGCCGTCGCTGCGGATCGAGAACCGCGTGCCCGGCGGCGACGTCAACCCCTACCTGGCGGTCTCGGCGCTGGTCGCGGCCGGGCTGTACGGCATCGAGAACGAGCTGCCGCTTGAGGAGCCGCTCACCGGGAACGCCTACACATCGGGCGCGGAGACCGTGCCGCACACGCTCCGCGACGCGCTGGAGCTGTGGGAGGGCTCCGAGACGGCCCGTAACGCCTTCGGCGAGGACGTCGTGGCGCACTACGCGAACAACGCCCGGGTCGAGCTGACCGCCTTCGACGCGGCGGTCACCGACTGGGAGCTGTTCCGGGGATTCGAACGGATGTGA
- a CDS encoding FadR/GntR family transcriptional regulator — translation MRAGNAFEETVERLLQAIKLGVVTEKLPPERELAVQLGISRVTLREAIRALQEAGYLTVRRGRYGGAFVTYAPPRPGQGDLRRAVADMGDDDLADALTFRMAVECGAAQVLATAELSGARRDALRQRLREVNSAGPDDYRRLDTAFHLAIAELTGSPLLAATCADARLRVTDLLNAIPVLQRNIEHAAAQHEAIVTAILAGDPEAARRAVAEHLEGTAALLRGFLA, via the coding sequence GTGCGTGCGGGGAACGCGTTCGAGGAGACCGTGGAACGCCTGCTCCAGGCGATCAAACTCGGGGTGGTGACCGAGAAGCTGCCGCCGGAGCGGGAGCTGGCGGTGCAGCTCGGGATCAGCAGGGTCACCCTGCGCGAGGCCATCCGCGCGCTGCAGGAGGCGGGCTACCTCACCGTGCGGCGCGGCAGGTACGGCGGCGCCTTCGTCACCTACGCCCCGCCCCGCCCCGGCCAGGGAGACCTGCGCAGGGCCGTGGCCGACATGGGCGACGACGACCTGGCCGACGCGCTCACCTTCCGGATGGCCGTGGAGTGCGGCGCCGCCCAGGTGCTGGCCACCGCGGAGCTGAGCGGGGCGCGGCGCGACGCGCTGCGGCAGCGCCTGCGCGAGGTCAACTCGGCCGGGCCCGACGACTACCGCCGCCTCGACACGGCCTTCCACCTGGCCATCGCCGAGCTGACCGGCTCCCCGCTGCTCGCCGCGACCTGCGCCGACGCCAGACTCCGGGTCACCGACCTGCTCAACGCGATCCCCGTCCTTCAGCGCAACATCGAGCACGCCGCCGCCCAGCACGAGGCGATCGTCACGGCCATCCTGGCCGGGGACCCCGAGGCCGCGCGGCGGGCGGTCGCCGAACATCTTGAGGGGACAGCAGCCTTGCTGCGAGGGTTTCTCGCATAA
- a CDS encoding nucleotidyl transferase AbiEii/AbiGii toxin family protein has product MLLPPLQQRMLQAVLPACARFGLVLAGGYAMNAHGFTDRPSNDLDFATAAELPLPEVAEGVAEALGEAGLEVTVVEVTPRMGRLVVSDPVTEQSCEFDLLREAFQQQPVIVGDLSVVSLDDAVGLKMRALHERSLARDVIDIASVSHLYGFREFEQLARLHNEEFSLAELVMRLEFVDLIADEEFEAYGMDEARIAEIRRFSYAWVEDIKLRRADEGDAEYGADYDDVPDPD; this is encoded by the coding sequence ATGCTCCTGCCTCCCCTCCAGCAGCGGATGCTCCAGGCCGTGCTGCCGGCCTGCGCCCGGTTCGGCCTGGTCCTGGCCGGCGGCTACGCCATGAACGCCCACGGCTTCACCGACCGTCCCAGCAACGACCTCGACTTCGCCACCGCCGCCGAGCTGCCGCTGCCCGAGGTCGCCGAGGGGGTCGCCGAGGCGCTGGGGGAGGCCGGGCTGGAGGTCACCGTGGTCGAGGTCACACCGCGGATGGGCCGCCTGGTGGTCAGCGATCCGGTGACCGAGCAGAGCTGCGAGTTCGACCTGCTGCGGGAGGCCTTCCAGCAGCAGCCCGTGATCGTCGGAGACCTGTCCGTCGTCTCCCTGGACGACGCGGTGGGACTCAAGATGCGGGCCCTGCACGAGCGCAGCCTCGCCCGCGACGTCATCGACATCGCCTCGGTCTCCCACCTGTACGGCTTCCGCGAGTTCGAGCAGCTCGCCCGCCTGCACAACGAGGAGTTCTCCCTCGCCGAGCTGGTGATGCGGCTGGAGTTCGTCGACCTGATCGCGGACGAGGAGTTCGAGGCCTACGGGATGGACGAGGCTCGGATCGCCGAGATCAGGCGCTTCTCCTACGCCTGGGTGGAGGACATCAAGCTCCGCCGGGCCGACGAGGGCGACGCCGAGTACGGCGCCGACTACGACGACGTCCCCGACCCCGACTGA
- a CDS encoding CsbD family protein — MGLIEKLNLREMKARAKRKLGSRTGNRRLVAEGRTEEAEAKLLRTQDEILDTVAEMRREYGVRRRG, encoded by the coding sequence GTGGGTCTCATCGAGAAGCTCAATCTGCGTGAGATGAAGGCCAGGGCCAAGCGGAAGCTGGGCAGCCGGACCGGCAACCGCCGGCTGGTGGCCGAGGGGCGGACCGAGGAGGCCGAGGCGAAGCTGCTCAGGACCCAGGACGAGATCCTGGACACCGTGGCCGAGATGCGCAGGGAGTACGGCGTCCGCCGCCGCGGCTGA
- a CDS encoding zinc ribbon domain-containing protein, protein MNPAHTSRTCPRCGHRARENRSTQAGSVCRACAHTVHADVNAEINLFRAGRPALRNAQAV, encoded by the coding sequence GTGAACCCCGCCCACACCTCCCGCACCTGCCCGCGCTGCGGGCACCGCGCCAGGGAGAACCGCTCCACCCAAGCCGGGTCCGTCTGCAGGGCGTGCGCCCACACCGTGCACGCCGACGTCAACGCGGAGATCAACCTCTTCAGGGCCGGGCGGCCGGCCCTTCGGAACGCGCAAGCAGTCTGA
- a CDS encoding acyl carrier protein produces MPSDQVKPSATIADHQIDSLEWVEIAVIIEEKLGIQLEPSDFAGARTVADMAGILHAALATR; encoded by the coding sequence GTGCCCAGCGATCAGGTGAAGCCCAGTGCCACCATCGCCGACCACCAGATCGACAGCCTGGAATGGGTGGAGATCGCCGTCATCATCGAGGAGAAGCTGGGCATCCAGCTCGAACCCAGCGACTTCGCGGGGGCGCGGACCGTCGCCGACATGGCGGGCATCCTGCACGCCGCGCTGGCGACCCGGTGA
- a CDS encoding beta-ketoacyl-[acyl-carrier-protein] synthase family protein, whose protein sequence is MTRVVVTGLGVKSPAGNTVRDAFATVLAGKSLATVIPALAVEETPVSIGCPLAPFEPLDYFTGRELRTLDRTSQIGLAAAADAVTDAGGLPAEEGRGVYVGTGGGGFAALESLIVGHTLGREKVPVHAVPTLMSSSTAARIAIRYGCRGPCLTFNTACASGATAIGEALRAIRSGVVGSAVAGGLDALLSPLAMCAFARVGALSERMDSPAEACRPFDEERDGFVMGEGAAFLVMERADLAEARGARVYGEVSGYAANCDANHIVAPLRDGSVAADCMRAALLDAGLTPGDVGHVNAHGTSTPHNDSAEAIALHDCFGGSTPPVTSTKGVTGHLVGGAGALEAVIALLSARRGLVPPTANFTGGPAAELVDIVHGEPRSIAAAPVLSNSFGFGGSNACLVLTPA, encoded by the coding sequence GTGACGCGCGTCGTCGTCACCGGTCTGGGAGTCAAGAGCCCGGCGGGCAACACGGTCCGGGACGCGTTCGCCACGGTGCTGGCGGGCAAGTCGCTCGCGACCGTGATCCCGGCACTCGCCGTGGAGGAGACACCGGTGTCGATCGGCTGCCCGCTGGCCCCGTTCGAGCCGCTCGACTACTTCACCGGACGCGAGCTCAGAACGCTCGACCGCACCTCCCAGATCGGCCTCGCGGCGGCGGCCGACGCCGTCACCGACGCGGGCGGCCTGCCCGCGGAGGAGGGCCGCGGCGTCTACGTGGGGACGGGAGGCGGCGGGTTCGCCGCGCTGGAGAGCCTGATCGTGGGCCACACGCTCGGCAGGGAGAAGGTGCCTGTCCACGCGGTGCCGACGCTGATGTCCAGTTCGACGGCCGCGCGCATCGCCATCCGGTACGGCTGCCGCGGCCCCTGCCTGACCTTCAACACCGCCTGCGCGAGCGGGGCCACGGCGATCGGGGAGGCGCTGCGCGCGATCCGCTCCGGCGTGGTCGGCTCCGCGGTGGCCGGGGGCCTGGACGCGCTGCTCTCCCCGCTGGCCATGTGCGCCTTCGCCCGGGTCGGGGCGCTGTCGGAGCGGATGGACTCGCCCGCGGAGGCGTGCCGGCCCTTCGACGAGGAGCGGGACGGCTTCGTCATGGGAGAGGGCGCCGCCTTCCTCGTCATGGAGCGCGCCGACCTCGCGGAGGCGCGGGGAGCCCGCGTCTACGGCGAGGTCAGCGGCTACGCGGCCAACTGCGACGCCAACCACATCGTGGCGCCGCTCAGGGACGGCTCCGTCGCGGCCGACTGCATGCGCGCCGCCCTGCTCGACGCGGGACTCACCCCCGGGGACGTCGGCCACGTCAACGCGCACGGCACCTCCACCCCGCACAACGACAGCGCCGAGGCCATCGCACTGCACGACTGCTTCGGCGGAAGCACGCCCCCGGTGACCTCCACCAAGGGCGTGACCGGCCATCTGGTCGGCGGCGCGGGGGCGCTGGAGGCGGTCATCGCGCTGCTGTCGGCCCGCCGGGGCCTCGTCCCCCCGACGGCCAACTTCACCGGAGGCCCGGCCGCCGAACTGGTCGACATCGTCCACGGCGAGCCCCGCTCCATCGCCGCCGCCCCCGTCCTGTCCAACTCCTTCGGTTTCGGCGGCAGCAACGCGTGCCTGGTCCTGACCCCCGCATAG
- a CDS encoding GNAT family N-acetyltransferase: MSSFISPIDTDLTTGRLILRTWTTDEADAVLNGARPAHWAEDFPAEGDHVIAGLFAEHPAWLGEYGHRQIIERAGGLVVGAIGLFWPPGDGTLEIGYGVVASRRGRGYAPEATRALTEFAFTAPGVHTVYANVELSNPPSVRVLEKAGFQRWDSGEGPEEGTVRYRVTSPAPDRR; the protein is encoded by the coding sequence GTGTCTTCTTTCATCTCACCGATCGATACCGATCTGACCACCGGCCGCCTCATCCTGCGGACCTGGACCACCGACGAGGCCGACGCCGTCCTGAACGGCGCCCGGCCCGCGCACTGGGCCGAGGACTTCCCCGCGGAGGGCGACCACGTCATCGCCGGCCTGTTCGCCGAGCACCCCGCGTGGCTGGGCGAGTACGGCCACCGTCAGATCATCGAGCGCGCCGGCGGCCTGGTCGTCGGCGCGATCGGCCTGTTCTGGCCGCCCGGCGACGGCACCCTCGAAATCGGGTACGGCGTGGTGGCCTCCCGGCGGGGCCGCGGCTACGCTCCCGAGGCCACCCGGGCTCTGACGGAGTTCGCCTTCACCGCCCCGGGCGTCCACACCGTGTACGCCAACGTGGAGCTGTCGAACCCGCCCTCGGTCCGCGTGCTGGAGAAGGCCGGCTTCCAGCGGTGGGACTCCGGGGAGGGCCCCGAGGAGGGCACGGTCCGGTACCGCGTCACGTCACCGGCCCCTGACCGGCGGTGA